One region of Thermococcus celericrescens genomic DNA includes:
- a CDS encoding metal-dependent transcriptional regulator, whose amino-acid sequence MEVSKREEEYLETMYILHKNKGIIRVKDIAKMMRVKPPSVVDALKKLSDKGLVEYEKYDRILLTDAGREIARATYSKHLLLTQFFIDILGIPPEIAEHDACQFEHYVSEITVQRIREFAQYIQEQCPYVLKQFIKEKLAENAESE is encoded by the coding sequence TTGGAGGTAAGCAAAAGGGAAGAGGAATACCTCGAGACCATGTACATCCTTCACAAGAACAAGGGGATTATCCGCGTCAAGGACATCGCCAAGATGATGCGCGTCAAGCCACCGAGCGTCGTCGATGCTCTGAAGAAGCTCTCGGATAAAGGTCTGGTGGAGTACGAGAAGTACGACCGGATTCTGCTGACGGACGCCGGCAGGGAGATAGCCAGGGCAACCTACTCGAAGCACCTGCTCCTCACGCAGTTCTTCATTGACATCCTCGGCATCCCGCCGGAGATAGCCGAGCACGACGCATGCCAGTTCGAGCACTACGTCAGCGAGATAACCGTGCAGAGGATAAGGGAGTTTGCCCAGTACATACAGGAGCAGTGTCCCTACGTTCTCAAGCAGTTCATCAAAGAGAAGCTGGCCGAGAACGCGGAGTCTGAGTGA
- a CDS encoding NCS2 family permease, translated as MGWFENYFEFDRHGTDMKTEILAGVTTFMTMAYILFVNPSILSDAMGKDAFNSLVAVTALAAGFATILMGLYAKKPFALAPGMGLNAYFAYSVVLGMGYDWRVALAAVFVEGLIFIVLSVTKVRSAIIHAIPLSQKYAIGAGIGLFLTFIGLNDVGLLSAKVVAPQGSELVIDGQTHLIGTLQFTGLNTSALASGDILLFFFGLFLAMVLIALRVKGSLLISIITTSVIGWITGVAPWPEHLFSTPDISYTFMQMDLQGLLNVGALGVVFAFFMVDFFDTLGTVTGLSAKAGFITKDGKVPDAEKVLLTDAIGTTVGAILGTSTVTTYIESAAGIEEGGRTGMTALVTGLLFLGIGLFIAPLAGAIPAFATAPTLVIVGYYMLSAIKDVNFADHTEAIPAFLVLITIPYTYSIADGIGIGFISYTILKLFSGRRDEIHPLMYALSIIFLAYFAYLGGAF; from the coding sequence ATGGGATGGTTCGAGAACTACTTCGAGTTTGATAGACACGGCACGGATATGAAGACCGAGATCCTGGCGGGCGTTACCACCTTCATGACGATGGCATACATTCTCTTCGTGAACCCCTCCATACTCAGCGATGCCATGGGTAAGGATGCCTTCAACTCCCTCGTGGCGGTTACCGCCCTGGCCGCTGGCTTCGCGACCATTCTGATGGGCCTCTATGCCAAGAAGCCCTTCGCCCTCGCGCCGGGAATGGGGTTAAACGCTTACTTCGCCTACAGCGTCGTCCTCGGTATGGGCTACGACTGGCGCGTTGCCCTCGCGGCGGTCTTCGTGGAGGGACTCATATTCATAGTCCTCAGCGTCACAAAGGTTAGGAGCGCGATAATCCACGCGATTCCACTGAGCCAGAAGTACGCGATAGGGGCAGGAATAGGGCTCTTCCTGACCTTCATAGGCCTCAACGACGTTGGCCTTCTCTCCGCCAAGGTCGTGGCCCCCCAGGGTTCAGAGCTTGTCATAGATGGCCAAACCCACCTGATAGGAACGCTCCAGTTCACCGGGTTGAACACCTCCGCTCTGGCGAGCGGCGACATACTGCTGTTCTTCTTCGGCCTCTTCCTCGCGATGGTTCTCATCGCGCTCCGCGTTAAGGGCTCGCTCCTGATATCCATCATAACTACGAGCGTCATCGGCTGGATCACCGGCGTCGCCCCCTGGCCCGAGCACCTGTTCTCGACCCCCGACATCAGCTACACATTCATGCAGATGGACCTCCAGGGCCTCCTCAACGTAGGGGCGCTGGGAGTTGTCTTCGCATTCTTCATGGTGGACTTCTTCGACACACTGGGAACGGTTACGGGTCTGAGCGCCAAGGCAGGCTTCATCACGAAGGACGGAAAGGTTCCCGATGCCGAGAAGGTTCTCCTCACCGATGCGATAGGCACGACCGTCGGAGCCATCCTCGGAACCTCAACGGTCACGACCTACATCGAGAGCGCAGCCGGAATAGAGGAGGGCGGTAGGACTGGAATGACGGCACTCGTTACCGGCCTGCTCTTCCTCGGCATAGGCCTCTTCATAGCGCCGCTGGCGGGGGCGATTCCGGCCTTTGCAACCGCTCCGACCCTCGTCATAGTCGGTTACTACATGCTCAGCGCCATAAAGGATGTGAACTTTGCCGACCACACCGAGGCCATCCCGGCCTTCCTCGTGCTCATAACCATACCATACACCTACTCGATAGCCGACGGAATAGGCATCGGCTTCATCAGCTACACGATACTCAAGCTCTTCAGCGGCAGAAGGGACGAGATACACCCGCTGATGTACGCCCTCTCGATAATCTTCCTGGCCTACTTCGCCTACCTGGGCGGGGCCTTCTGA